A region of Deinococcus multiflagellatus DNA encodes the following proteins:
- a CDS encoding redoxin domain-containing protein — MHTLTALHQVPLTTGPRTLSLHAPEVAFTAAVALSGGDVCGVQSPVTPSWHTTLRQHGVHPATLVDAQDQARHLGQALAYLQRRGVITAEELAHLAQERLLHALLPLLPYRVEMTIRPSAGAPLEQTPRVPVLEGVKALAALQPAGRPVHLSLQQAYAASPAQVVLEDDGTPAALVYRAALQGMTLQEMARRLPLRWDELRRTVLTLTAAGDIWPAEQTRPGRVQPQLQAGELAPDFILPALVGPPVRLSSLRGGRVWLSFNRQSTCAICNPHHAAVIAVQPGLRAAGVQTVSIWGSSVADLAGGIGRQHPPYAVLADPGDVTYDRYGLHRSLSGTLDPRNVATMVKGFRMMGAKALKSDGELLRMPAEFLIEPDGRVSRAHYAAFGADFLPLEDVLAWAQS; from the coding sequence ATGCACACCCTAACCGCACTTCACCAAGTCCCCCTGACCACTGGCCCGCGGACCCTGTCCCTTCACGCGCCAGAAGTGGCGTTTACGGCCGCTGTGGCCCTGTCGGGGGGCGACGTGTGCGGGGTGCAGAGCCCCGTGACCCCCAGCTGGCACACCACCCTGCGTCAGCATGGGGTTCACCCGGCCACCCTGGTCGACGCCCAGGATCAGGCCCGCCACCTGGGCCAGGCGCTGGCCTACCTTCAGCGCCGGGGCGTGATCACCGCCGAAGAACTCGCGCACCTGGCCCAGGAACGCCTGCTGCACGCCCTGCTGCCCCTGTTGCCCTACCGGGTGGAGATGACGATTCGCCCCAGCGCGGGGGCGCCCCTGGAACAGACCCCCCGGGTTCCGGTGCTGGAGGGGGTCAAGGCGTTGGCGGCGCTGCAACCGGCGGGCCGCCCCGTCCATCTCTCTTTACAACAGGCGTACGCGGCGTCCCCCGCCCAGGTGGTGCTGGAAGACGACGGCACGCCGGCGGCGCTGGTCTACCGCGCCGCCCTGCAGGGGATGACTCTGCAGGAGATGGCCCGGCGCCTGCCGCTGCGGTGGGATGAGTTGCGGCGCACGGTGCTGACGCTGACCGCCGCCGGTGACATCTGGCCGGCCGAACAGACCCGGCCTGGCCGCGTGCAGCCTCAGCTCCAGGCGGGCGAACTGGCGCCCGACTTCATCCTGCCCGCCCTGGTCGGCCCCCCGGTGCGGTTGTCCTCGCTGCGGGGCGGGCGCGTCTGGTTGAGCTTCAACCGCCAATCGACCTGCGCCATCTGCAATCCGCACCACGCCGCTGTGATCGCCGTCCAGCCAGGGCTCAGGGCGGCCGGCGTGCAGACGGTGAGCATCTGGGGCAGCAGTGTGGCTGACCTGGCCGGCGGCATCGGGCGGCAACATCCGCCGTACGCGGTGCTGGCGGACCCCGGCGACGTCACCTATGACCGCTACGGCCTGCACCGCAGCCTGAGCGGCACCCTGGACCCGCGCAATGTGGCCACGATGGTGAAGGGCTTCCGGATGATGGGGGCGAAGGCCCTGAAAAGTGACGGGGAGCTCCTACGGATGCCGGCGGAATTCCTGATCGAGCCGGACGGGCGGGTCTCG